DNA sequence from the Streptomyces sp. MST-110588 genome:
GCCGACGCCTGGGCGGAGCGGGTCACGGCCCTGAAGACGGACGACGTCCACGCCCGCGTCGGCGCGGCCGTCCACTCCGTACGCGCCGTCCCCGCCGGCCAGATGGGCACCGTCGCCGACTGGGCCCGGGAGCGCCGCGCCCCCCTGCACGTCCACCTCTCCGAACAGACCGCGGAGAACGACGCCTGCCGGGAAGCCCACGGCCGCACCCCTGCCCAGCTCCTGGCCGACCACGGCGTCCTGGGCCGCCGTACCGTCGCCGTCCACGCCACCCACCTGACCGCCGAGGACATACGGCTGCTGGGCTCCCACTCCACCGGCGTGTGTATGTGCCCCACCACCGAACGGGACCTCGCCGACGGCATCGGGCCCGCCACCCGCCTCCAGGCCGCCGGCAGCCGGCTCTCGCTCGGCAGCGACAGCCATGCCGTCATCGACCTCCTCGAAGAGGCCCGCGCCATGGAACTCAACGAGCGCCTCAGCAGCCGCACCCGGGGCCACTGGACGGCGGCGGCGCTGCTGCGCGCCGCGACCGCCGACGGCCACGCGGCCCTGGGCTGGGACGAGGCGGGCACCATCGAGCCGGGCGCGCTCGCCGACTTCACCACCCTCGCGCTGGACTCGGTCCGCACGGCGGGCCCACCGCCCAGGCTGGGCGCCGAGACGGCCGTATTCGCCGCCTCCAACGCGGATGTCCGCCACACCGTCGTCGGCGGCCGACACGTCGTACGGGACGCAACGCACACCCTCCTCCCCGACGTACCCGCCGCCCTCGCCCGGTCCATCGCGGCCGTACGCGGCTGAACCGTACGCCGCCGGACCCCGCGCGGCTGAAAGAGAGCACCCGCACGATGACATCCCCGGCCACCGGCGCGAACAACGGCGCCCAGACGACCGCCAAGACCACCGCCATCACCAACATCGCCACCCTCGTCACCAACGACCCCTCCCTCGGCGAAGGCCCCCTCGGTCTGATCCAGGACGCGGCCGTCGTCATCGACGGCGACCGCATCGCGTGGATCGGCAGGACAAGCAAAGCACCGGCCACTGACAACCGCGTCGACGCGGCCGGCCGCGCCGCCCTCCCCGGCTTCGTCGACTCCCACTCCCACCTGGTCTTCGCCGGTGACCGCACCGCCGAATTCAACGCTCGCATGTCCGGTCGCCCGTACTCGGCCGGCGGCATCCGCACCACCGTCGCCGCCACCCGTGCCGCGACCGACGAAGACCTGCACGCGGGCGTCGCCAAGTACACCGCCGAGGCCCTGCGCCAGGGCACCACCACCCTGGAGACCAAGTCCGGTTACGGCCTGACGGTCGAGGACGAGGCCCGCGCGCTGCGCATCGCCGCCGCGCACACCGAAGAAGTCACCTTCCTCGGCGCGCACATCGTCTCCCCCGACTACGCCGACGACCCGGCCGGCTACGTCGACCTGGTCACCGGCCCCATGCTCGACGCCTGCGCCCCGTACGCCCGCTGGATCGACGTCTTCTGCGAGCGCGGCGCCTTCGACGGCGACCAGGCCCGTACGATCCTGACCGCCGGCCGGCGGCACGGCCTGCACCCCCGCGTCCACGCCAACCAGCTCGGCCACGGCCCCGGCGTGCAGCTCGCCGTCGAACTCGACGCGGCCTCCGCCGACCACTGCACCCACCTCACCGACGAGGACGTCGACGCGCTCGCGCACTCCTCCACGGTCGCCACGCTGCTGCCGGGCGCGGAGTTCTCCACCCGCGCCCAGTGGCCCGACGCCCGCCGCCTCCTGGACGCCGGCGTCACCGTCGCGCTGTCCACGGACTGCAACCCCGGCTCGTCCTTCACCAGTTCGATGCCCTTCTGCATCGCCCTGGCCGTCCGCGACATGAACATGACGCCGGACGAAGCGGTGTGGTCCGCCACGGCCGGCGGCGCCCGCGCCCTGCGCCGTACCGACATCGGCCGGCTCACCCCCGGCGCCCGCGCCGACCTCACCCTCCTGGACGCCCCCTCCCACGTCCACCTCGCCTACCGGCCGGGCGTCCCCCTGGTCTCGGCCGTCTGGCACAAGGGCGTACGGGTCTGACCGCCCTTCCACGCCCTCGGGCCGGCCGAAGGCCAAGGCCCGCCACTGCCCGTCCGTAGGGACGGAGTCGAGCCCGCTCCCGATGGCCGTACGCTGGCGGGCTCCGGCCGGAGCGCCTCCGCAGGACTGTGGGAGACCGCCCCCGGCAAGCGGCTGCACACGCTCGCCGGGGAGGCGGGCTGCCTGCCGCACGGCTAACCGCGCCCTCACCCGCGAGGAGTGGCGGCGCGACGTCGGCGAGGAGGTCCCCTGTCGCGGCCGGTGATCCTGGTGACCAAGCCCTTTTCGGAGACCGGCGGTCGGGGCCGGCGGTCGGGGCCGGCGTGCCGGAGGTGTGCGCGCAGAGGCGTTGTCAGACCCCTCCGTTACGTTGCCGCCATGACGGATTTCGTACTGGTCGCAGGGGCGTGGCTCGGGGCGTGGGCGTGGCAGGAGGTGGTGCCGCACCTGCGGGCGGCCGGTCACGGCGCCCACCCGCTGACGCTGTCCGGGCTCGCGGAGAGGCACGGCATACCGGCCGGGCAGCAGACCCACGTCCAGGACATCGTCGAGGCGGTCGAACGCCAGGACCTGCGCGATGTCGTCCTGGTCGGCCACAGCTACTCGGGCATCCCGGTCGGCCAGGCGGCCGGGCGGATCGGTGACCGGCTGGCCCGCGTGGTCTTCGTCGACTCCGACGTCCCGGCCGACGGCGAGTCGTTCGTCTCGACCTGGTGGGAGGGGCCGGAGAAACTGGCGGCCGTGCTTGCCGCGAACGGCGGCTTCTGGGCACCGCTGACCGAGGCCGACTGCGCGGGCCAGGACCTCACCCCGGAGCAGACCGCACGGCTCGTGGGCGGCGCGACGCCGCACCCGGGCGCCTCACTGGCCGAGCCGGCCGTACTGGCCCGGCCGCTGGGCGAACTTCCGGCGACGTACGTCAAGTGCCTGCTCGACGGGCCCGAGCCGGGCGAGGCCGTGGCCCGGCTGCTGGACGGCGGGCGGTGGCGTCTGGCCGAGATGGACACCGGCCACTGGCCGATGTTCTCCCGGCCGGACGACCTGGCCCGGATCCTCCTCGAAGCGGCCGGGGAGGGAAGGGGGAACTGAGCCGGGCTGCGAGTCCCGACGGACGGTGCCCGGCCGGACCGAGCGGCCTACACGACCAGCCCCGCGTCCCGGGCGCACAGGGCCGCCTGGACGCGGTTGCCGACCTCCAGCGTGGCCAGGATGCGGCTGACATGGGCCTTGACCGTGCTCTCCCGCATGCGGAGTCCGGCGGCGATCTCCGCGTTGGACGCGCCGCCGGCCAGCAGGCCGAGCACTTCCGTCTCGCGTGGCGTCAGCCGCCCGACCCGGGACCTGGCCGCGGGCGCCTGACGCGGGGCCGTGTGGTGGTAGCGGTCGATCAGGCGCCGGGCCGCGGCGGGGTGGAGCATGGCCTGACCCTCGGCGACCACCCGCACGGCGCGGATGATCTCCTCCGGCTCGGTGTCCTTCAGCAGGAAGCCCGATGCCCCCGCGGAGAGCGCGTCGTACACGTACTGGTCCAGGTCGAAGGTGGTCAGCACCACCACCTGCGGCGGGTCGGCGAGTGCCCGCAGGCTCCTGGTGGCGGCGATGCCGTCCATACGCGGCATACGGATGTCCATGAGGGCCACGTCGATACGGTGCGAGCGCGCCAGCTCCACCGCCTCGGCGCCGTCGGCGGCCTCGGCCGTGACGGTGATGCCGTCGGCGTCCTGGAGGATGTCGGCCAGCGCCAGCCGTACGAGGCTGTCGTCATCGACGATCAGGGTGCGGATCATGCCGGTCATGCTTCTCCAGGCGGTGGGTCCGAGGGGGACGGCGCGGTCGGGGCGCTCACCGCGTCCGGACCTCCGGCGGTGCCGGTTGCGTCTGGCGTACGGGAAGCGGTGGCGGCAGGGGTGAGGTGGTGGGTGAGCGGGATGCCGGCCTCGATCCGCCAGCCCCCGGCGCCCGCGGGCCCGTACGCCAGACGGCCGCCCAGCGCTCCGACCCGTTCGGACAGCCCCACCAGGCCGTAGCCTCCGCCCGCCGCCACGTCCGGCGACGGCCGGCCCGCCACGTTGCTGATCCGTACTGTCGTCTGCGGCGGCCCGAACCGCACCTCGACACGTACGGGCGCGCCCGCCGCGTGCTTGCGGGCGTTGGTCAGCGATTCCTGGACCAGCCGGTGGACGGCCAGCCGGTGGCTGGCGGGCAGGCTCCCGGCGTCGCCCTCGATCACCGCGTCGATCGACTGTCCCGCCTCCCGGGCCTCGTCCAGCAGCGCCGGCAGCTCCCGCAGCCCCGGTGTCCGCGACCCGCCGAACCCCCCGCCGTCCTGTGGCCCGTTGGTCTCGCGCAGCGCCCCCAGGACGTCCCGCAGATCGCCGAGCGCCTGGGTGGAGGCGGTACGCAGCAGGGCGAGCCGGTCGGCGACCGGCCCCGGAAGGGAGGCGGCCCGGCGTTGCAGCGCCCCGGTGTGCAGCGCGACCACGCTGAGCCGGTGGGCGAGGACGTCGTGCATCTCGGCGGCGATACGGGCGCGCTCATGGAGCCGGGCCTGCTCGGCGCGCAGTTCACGCTCCACCCTGAGCTGGTCGACCTGCCCGGCGAGGGCGGCGACCAGACGCCGGCGGTTGGCCGCCCACAGGCCGAACGCCAGCACGATCGCCAGGGGCATGAGCACACCGTACGAGCGCATGCCCCACAGGGAGTTGCTTTCCGGGGCCAGCGCGTTTGCGGCCAGGGCCACCGCGGCGGCTGTCAGAGCGGCGGCCGTGCGGCCGTGGGAGACGAGGTGGAAGAGCACGACCAGCAGCGGCAGGATGGTGCCCAGAGCGGCGGCGGCCACGACCGTGCACACCAGCGCCACCAGCGGGAGCCGGTAGCGCAGCGCCACGGAGAGCGATGCCACGACGGCCAGGGCGACCTGCACGCTCACGGGCCGCGCCGCCGCGCCGATGTAAGCCTCCTGGAGGGTGGGCACCCCGAAGCCCACCACCAGCAGGACTTCGGCCCACCAGGGCCACGCCCGTTTCGTCGTGATCAGCACAGTGATCACACTAGGCCGCCCAGGCCTTGGGCGGATCCTGCCATCGGCCAGGATCACCCCCTACTTTCGTAGGGGATCCACCTCGCAGAACGGCCGATGGCGGGGCATCGAAAGATTCCTAGCGTCGGGGCCATGGAAACCAAGACAGCCGCAACGGCCACGCCGGTTACGGCAGGCACGGCAGGCACGACAGCCATCGCCGCCCCGCCTGCCCCGCCCGTGCTCATCCCGCCGCTCGCCCCGGCCGCCCGGTTCCTGCGCGAGGCGGTCCGTACGAGCCGGGCCACCGGCGCGGTCGCCCCGAGCAGCAGGTACCTCGCCGCCCGGCTCGCGGCCCCGCTGGCCTCCCAGGGCGTGGCCCGGCGGCCGGGCCCGCTCTCGGTGCTGGAGGCCGGCGCCGGCACCGGCCCGGTGACCCGTGTGCTGGCGGGGCTGCTCGGCCCGGCCGACCGGCTGGACGCCGTGGAGATCAACCCCCGCTTCGTGGACCACCTCCACCACTGCCTGCTGGCCGACCCCGCCATGGCGGCGGCCTCCGACCGCATCCGCGTCATCCGCGGGTCCATCACGGAGGTCCGCCCCGAGGGCCCGTACGACGTGATCGTCTCCTGTCTGCCGTTCACCAACTTCGAGCCGGCGGAGGTCCGTACGATCCTGGAGGGCTACATGAACGCCCTGGCCCCCGGTGGCCATCTCACCTTCTTCGGGTACCTGGGCACCCTCACCGCGCGCACGCTGACCGGCAGCCGCGCCGAGGCGGCCCGGCACCGCGCGGTGACCCGGCTGCTGGCCGGTTTCGCCCGCAGCCACGGCCAGGAGCGCAGCGTCGTGCTGCGCAACCTCCCGCCCGCCCGGGTATGGCATCTGCGGGTGCCGTCGGCCGGTTGGTGCCCGGGCCCTCCCATACAGGGTGCGCGAGCGTGCCGCTGAACCCGGCGGAGCTGCTGACGGGCGCCTCGCCGCCCGCCGCCTACGGAGTCATCGCCGCCCTGGTCACCTCGGAGTCGGTGCTTTTGCTGGGCGCGTTCGTCCCCACGCTGAGCCTTCTGCTGTGCGCGGGCTTCCTCTCCCGTACGGGCACGCTGTGGCTGCCCGCCGTGGTCCTGTGCGCCGCGGCCGGAGCGGCGGTCGGCGATCTGCTCGCGCACCGGACCGGACGCCGGCTCGGCCCCGGGCTGCGGTCCTGCCGTCTGGGTCGCCGGGTGCCCGACACGGCCTGGGACCGTGCCTGGTCGGCGGTGCGCCGCAGGGGCGGCCCCGCGCTGTTCCTCTCCCGCTTCCTGCCGGTGGTGCGGACCGTCGCCCCGCACGTGGCGGGCGCGGCCGGGGTGCCGTACGCGCGCCTGGCGCCGTACAGCATGGCCGCCGGGGCGGTCTGGGCGTGCCTGGAGACCGTGGCCGGGTACGCCGCGGGCAGCGCGTACGGCCAACTCTTCGGCGCCCTCGGGTAGATGAATCACATGAGCCCCGTGAGTCACTTCTGACAAGATGCATGCGTGACCGAACACAAGAACGAGACCAAAGAGATTCACGCGCACGACGAGAGCAACCACAGCCACCACAGCCACGACAGCCGCGAGAACGGCGGGACGGCGCACGGGCCCGGCGCCGCCGCGACGCCGATGCGCGCACTGCTGCGGCGGCCCGAGGACGGGGAGTCCATCGAGGTCGCGGGGGTGGGCCACTTCTTCCGGCTGACCTCCGAGCACACGGAAGGCCGGTTCGCCTTCGAGGAGTTCACCCTCGAACCGGGCGTCATCGGGGCCCGGCCGCATGTGCACGGCGCGCACGACGAGTACTTCTACGTCCTGGAGGGCGAGTTGACCCTCCACAACGGTGACGGCGAGGTATCGGTGGGCCCCGGCCACCTGCTGGCCGCGCTGCGCGGCACCCCGCACGGGTTCCGCAACGCGGGCACCGAAACGGTGCGCGGTCTGTGCCTGTACACCCCGGCCGGGTACGAGGGGTACTTCCGTGAGGTGCACGCGGCCGTCGCCGCGGGCGCCGAGGTCACCGACGAACTCCTCGCGGAGTTCCGCAGCCGCTACCGGACCACCTCGCACCCGCAGTGAGCTGCTGAGACACCAAGGGCGGCAGGCCAGTAGCAGGTACGTGGGCAGTGGGCAGGTGATGCACGGGGCCCGCCAACATGGGCAGGTGGTGAGCAGGGCCCGCCCCCGTCGTCCGCCGACCGGGGCAGGCCCTGCTCACCACTTACGAGCCGTACGGGCAAGCCGTACGAGCAAGCCGTACGGGCGGGCCCTGTGAGACGGCCGCAGCCGTGCTCACTCCTCGACCATCAGCCCCTTACGGAGCCGTACGAGCGTGCGCGACAGCAGGCGGGAGACGTGCATCTGCGAGATGCCCAGCTCCTCACCGATCTCCGACTGCGTCATGTTGGCGACGAAGCGCAGTGAGAGGATCTTGCGGTCGCGCGGCGGGAGGCCGGCGATCAGGGGCTTGAGCGACTCGACGTACTCGATGCCCTCCAGACCGTGGTCCTCGTAGCCGATGCGATCGGCCAGCGCGCTTTCGTTGTCGTCCTCTTCGGGCTGGGCGTCCAGCGAGCTGGCGGTGTAGGCGTTGCTCGCGGCCATCCCTTCGACGACTTCCTCGTTGGTGATGCCGAGGCGTTCGGCCAGTTCACCGACCGTGGGCGAGCGATCGAGCTTCTGTGCGAGTTCATCGCCGGCCTTGGCCAGATCCAGCCGCAGTTCCTGAAGGCGCCTGGGTACGCGCACCGACCAACTGGTGTCGCGGAAGAAGCGTTTGATCTCGCCGACGATGGTCGGCATGGCGAACGTCGGGAACTCCACGCCGCGGCTGAGCTCGAAGCGGTCGATCGCCTTGATC
Encoded proteins:
- a CDS encoding formimidoylglutamate deiminase — encoded protein: MQVTPRDTPTGPGTEPKTYWLEHAWLGAHVEPDVAVDTDLSTGRVTAVRLQVPAPPPGATALRGLTIPGLANAHSHAFHRALRGTVQVGSGTFWTWREVMYQVASRLTPQTYYDLARAVYAEMALAGITCVGEFHYLHHAPGGTRYADPNAMGEALIAAATDAGIRITLLDTAYLSAGFGAAPSHHQLRFSDGTADAWAERVTALKTDDVHARVGAAVHSVRAVPAGQMGTVADWARERRAPLHVHLSEQTAENDACREAHGRTPAQLLADHGVLGRRTVAVHATHLTAEDIRLLGSHSTGVCMCPTTERDLADGIGPATRLQAAGSRLSLGSDSHAVIDLLEEARAMELNERLSSRTRGHWTAAALLRAATADGHAALGWDEAGTIEPGALADFTTLALDSVRTAGPPPRLGAETAVFAASNADVRHTVVGGRHVVRDATHTLLPDVPAALARSIAAVRG
- the hutI gene encoding imidazolonepropionase — protein: MTSPATGANNGAQTTAKTTAITNIATLVTNDPSLGEGPLGLIQDAAVVIDGDRIAWIGRTSKAPATDNRVDAAGRAALPGFVDSHSHLVFAGDRTAEFNARMSGRPYSAGGIRTTVAATRAATDEDLHAGVAKYTAEALRQGTTTLETKSGYGLTVEDEARALRIAAAHTEEVTFLGAHIVSPDYADDPAGYVDLVTGPMLDACAPYARWIDVFCERGAFDGDQARTILTAGRRHGLHPRVHANQLGHGPGVQLAVELDAASADHCTHLTDEDVDALAHSSTVATLLPGAEFSTRAQWPDARRLLDAGVTVALSTDCNPGSSFTSSMPFCIALAVRDMNMTPDEAVWSATAGGARALRRTDIGRLTPGARADLTLLDAPSHVHLAYRPGVPLVSAVWHKGVRV
- a CDS encoding alpha/beta fold hydrolase, which produces MTDFVLVAGAWLGAWAWQEVVPHLRAAGHGAHPLTLSGLAERHGIPAGQQTHVQDIVEAVERQDLRDVVLVGHSYSGIPVGQAAGRIGDRLARVVFVDSDVPADGESFVSTWWEGPEKLAAVLAANGGFWAPLTEADCAGQDLTPEQTARLVGGATPHPGASLAEPAVLARPLGELPATYVKCLLDGPEPGEAVARLLDGGRWRLAEMDTGHWPMFSRPDDLARILLEAAGEGRGN
- a CDS encoding response regulator transcription factor; the encoded protein is MIRTLIVDDDSLVRLALADILQDADGITVTAEAADGAEAVELARSHRIDVALMDIRMPRMDGIAATRSLRALADPPQVVVLTTFDLDQYVYDALSAGASGFLLKDTEPEEIIRAVRVVAEGQAMLHPAAARRLIDRYHHTAPRQAPAARSRVGRLTPRETEVLGLLAGGASNAEIAAGLRMRESTVKAHVSRILATLEVGNRVQAALCARDAGLVV
- a CDS encoding histidine kinase; translated protein: MLITTKRAWPWWAEVLLVVGFGVPTLQEAYIGAAARPVSVQVALAVVASLSVALRYRLPLVALVCTVVAAAALGTILPLLVVLFHLVSHGRTAAALTAAAVALAANALAPESNSLWGMRSYGVLMPLAIVLAFGLWAANRRRLVAALAGQVDQLRVERELRAEQARLHERARIAAEMHDVLAHRLSVVALHTGALQRRAASLPGPVADRLALLRTASTQALGDLRDVLGALRETNGPQDGGGFGGSRTPGLRELPALLDEAREAGQSIDAVIEGDAGSLPASHRLAVHRLVQESLTNARKHAAGAPVRVEVRFGPPQTTVRISNVAGRPSPDVAAGGGYGLVGLSERVGALGGRLAYGPAGAGGWRIEAGIPLTHHLTPAATASRTPDATGTAGGPDAVSAPTAPSPSDPPPGEA
- a CDS encoding methyltransferase domain-containing protein, which translates into the protein METKTAATATPVTAGTAGTTAIAAPPAPPVLIPPLAPAARFLREAVRTSRATGAVAPSSRYLAARLAAPLASQGVARRPGPLSVLEAGAGTGPVTRVLAGLLGPADRLDAVEINPRFVDHLHHCLLADPAMAAASDRIRVIRGSITEVRPEGPYDVIVSCLPFTNFEPAEVRTILEGYMNALAPGGHLTFFGYLGTLTARTLTGSRAEAARHRAVTRLLAGFARSHGQERSVVLRNLPPARVWHLRVPSAGWCPGPPIQGARACR
- a CDS encoding DedA family protein; the protein is MPLNPAELLTGASPPAAYGVIAALVTSESVLLLGAFVPTLSLLLCAGFLSRTGTLWLPAVVLCAAAGAAVGDLLAHRTGRRLGPGLRSCRLGRRVPDTAWDRAWSAVRRRGGPALFLSRFLPVVRTVAPHVAGAAGVPYARLAPYSMAAGAVWACLETVAGYAAGSAYGQLFGALG
- a CDS encoding cupin domain-containing protein; the encoded protein is MTEHKNETKEIHAHDESNHSHHSHDSRENGGTAHGPGAAATPMRALLRRPEDGESIEVAGVGHFFRLTSEHTEGRFAFEEFTLEPGVIGARPHVHGAHDEYFYVLEGELTLHNGDGEVSVGPGHLLAALRGTPHGFRNAGTETVRGLCLYTPAGYEGYFREVHAAVAAGAEVTDELLAEFRSRYRTTSHPQ
- a CDS encoding RNA polymerase sigma factor SigF, with the translated sequence MSPRLDELRTEHTRQNASSTPPPAPFQQIPSQQTHVEPPESDVLGFPETDGLPEIPPFDQVGPVDARALSKTLFERLESLEEGTHEYAYVRNTLVELNLALVKFAASRFRSRSEPMEDIVQVGTIGLIKAIDRFELSRGVEFPTFAMPTIVGEIKRFFRDTSWSVRVPRRLQELRLDLAKAGDELAQKLDRSPTVGELAERLGITNEEVVEGMAASNAYTASSLDAQPEEDDNESALADRIGYEDHGLEGIEYVESLKPLIAGLPPRDRKILSLRFVANMTQSEIGEELGISQMHVSRLLSRTLVRLRKGLMVEE